The following are encoded together in the Equus quagga isolate Etosha38 chromosome 1, UCLA_HA_Equagga_1.0, whole genome shotgun sequence genome:
- the LOC124244619 gene encoding LOW QUALITY PROTEIN: olfactory receptor 13C7-like (The sequence of the model RefSeq protein was modified relative to this genomic sequence to represent the inferred CDS: inserted 1 base in 1 codon), with product MDGSNQTSSMVGFILLGLSDHPMLEKTFLVLILLMYLVVLLGNGVLIXVTTLDSHTHTSIYICLGNLSFLDICYTTSLVPLILNSFLTPGKTISFSACAMQMFLSFAMGATECALVGMMALDRYVAICNTLRYPVVMNKAAYVPMAASSWAAGSAASMVQTSLAMKLPFCGNNVINHFTCEILAVLKLACADISINVISMAVANVIFLGVLVVFISFSFVFIIATILRIPSAEGRKKAFSTCSFHLTVVVVFYGTILFTYGKPKSKDPLGTDKEDTSEKLTSLFYWVVTPMLSPIVYSLRNKHVKATVRKLVFWKCFTQWWWRGTNGSMLPCCSHLRVSENKMKGQLHQSLHR from the exons ATGGATGGGTCCAATCAGACCTCCTCCATGGTGGGGTTCATTCTCCTGGGCCTCTCAGACCACCCAATGCTGGAGAAAACATTCCTTGTGCTCATCCTGCTGATGTACCTGGTGGTCCTCCTGGGCAATGGGGTCCTCA CGGTGACCACCCTGGACTCCCACACGCACACGTCCATATACATCTGTCTGGGAAACCTCTCCTTCCTGGACATCTGCTACACAACCTCCTTGGTCCCCCTCATTCTCAACAGCTTCCTGACCCCTGGGAAAACCATCTCCTTCTCAGCCTGTGCCATGcaaatgtttctctcttttgccaTGGGAGCCACAGAATGTGCGCTGGTGGGCATGATGGCATTGgatcgctatgtggccatctgcaataCCCTTAGATACCCCGTGGTCATGAACAAGGCTGCCTACGTGCCCATGGCTGCCAGCTCCTGGGCAGCTGGAAGTGCTGCTTCCATGGTTCAAACATCCCTTGCAATGAAGCTGCCCTTCTGTGGGAACAACGTCATCAACCACTTCACCTGTGAGATCCTGGCTGTCCTGAAGTTGGCCTGTGCTGACATCTCCATCAATGTGATCAGTATGGCGGTGGCCAATGTGATCTTCCTAGGGGTCCTAGTTGtgttcatctctttctcttttgtgttcaTCATTGCTACCATCCTGAGGATCCCCTCAgctgagggaaggaaaaaggccttctccacctgctctttCCACCTCACAGTTGTGGTCGTCTTCTATGGGACCATCCTTTTCACGTACGGGAAGCCCAAGTCCAAGGACCCGCTGGGGACAGACAAAGAAGATACTTCAGAAAAGCTGACTTCCCTCTTCTACTGGGTGGTGACCCCCATGCTCAGTCCCATCGTGTACAGCCTAAGGAACAAGCATGTGAAGGCCACTGTGAGGAAACTGGTATTTTGGAAATGCTTCACCCAGTGGTGGTGGAGAGGTACTAATGGTTCTATGCTCCCTTGTTGCTCTCATCTGAGAGTCTCAGAGAATAAGATGAAGGGACAACTTCATCAAAGTTTACACAGGTAA